In Mytilus edulis chromosome 7, xbMytEdul2.2, whole genome shotgun sequence, a single genomic region encodes these proteins:
- the LOC139483237 gene encoding uncharacterized protein gives MASSFHSCGVCDNRHITKPCIVWCIECNERLCKSCQEHHSLSNASRRHSVIPFTDYQKVPTDVLKISQICSRHSKQLQMYCKKHEHPCCSKCLVNSHKECRDIVDLEDVIKNVKTSNAMLEIEENLSEVADIIHKILRHQQMNLSTIKKERNEIETEIKKTRIKINNHLDKLQEDLIKQVYALEEKENSTIVQLFTLLIKKRKEVAEYKRNIGNIKQHATDLQVFLSLKPIKDDVSSKATFLSSLLQGGNWKQHSLAYKINGTIQSLMSDLKSFGEVCVETEPCNIVMNMTNIKQAQIMVPIVQSRSFENIKLKINKTIETQGKLIYGCCILPDGRFAFTYSHARTVKVFNIQGSKEFEMKIPCGAFDIVNIGDTNTLAVTSGNSEKKRITILDLKRKEIKKTISLSTDNYGIIVRDNHVIYSAYDKGIKMIKLDNESVSDIVLDKIPSEGYLATFRDNIYHTNRLASTVTCYNLRGKVQWTFKNESVLKNPLGIDVDSDGNVYVVGFDSYNLVVISSDGQRHREILTASEGLLQPVTLRRLKKQLLVGNWCNNARLFDFI, from the coding sequence ATGGCGTCATCCTTCCACAGCTGTGGTGTTTGTGACAACCGACACATCACCAAACCATGCATAGTCTGGTGTATAGAATGTAATGAAAGACTGTGTAAAAGTTGCCAGGAACATCATAGTTTATCCAACGCGTCGAGGCGCCATAGTGTTATACCATTTACCGATTACCAAAAGGTACCGACAGATGTACTGAAGATCAGTCAAATATGTAGCAGACATAGTAAACAGTTGCAAATGTATTGCAAGAAGCACGAACATCCATGCTGCAGCAAATGTTTAGTAAATAGTCATAAAGAATGTCGGGATATCGTCGATTTAGAAGACGtcattaaaaatgtcaaaacatccAATGCCATGTTAGAAATAGAGGAAAACTTATCCGAAGTAGCAGACATCATTCATAAAATCCTTCGGCATCAACAGATGAATTTGTCGAcaataaaaaaggaaagaaatgAAATTGAAACCGAAATAAAGAAGACCAGAATAAAGATCAACAACCATCTCGACAAACTACAAGAAGATTTAATAAAACAAGTATATGCTCtcgaagaaaaagaaaactcGACAATTGTTCAGTTATTTACACTATTGATAAAGAAAAGAAAGGAAGTAGCAGAATACAAGAGAAATATTGGAAACATCAAACAACACGCAACGGATCTGCAGGTGTTTCTTTCATTGAAGCCTATAAAAGACGACGTATCAAGCAAAGCTACCTTTCTCAGCTCATTATTACAAGGTGGGAATTGGAAGCAGCATTCCCTAGCATATAAAATAAACGGAACTATTCAGTCTTTAATGTCTGATTTAAAAAGTTTTGGAGAAGTCTGTGTAGAAACTGAACCTTGCAATATTGTTATGAATATGACGAATATCAAACAAGCCCAAATAATGGTACCAATCGTTCAATCAAGATCCTTTGAAAATATAAAGCTGAAGATAAACAAGACAATAGAAACCCAAGGAAAACTTATTTACGGATGTTGCATACTGCCGGATGGTAGATTTGCGTTTACTTACAGCCATGCAAGGACAGTGAAAGTATTCAACATTCAAGGGTCAAAAGAATTTGAGATGAAGATACCTTGTGGAGCGTTCGATATAGTAAACATCGGTGATACCAATACATTGGCTGTTACATCCGGTAATTCAGAAAAGAAGCGTATTACCATTTTGGACCTGAAGAGGAAAGAAATCAAAAAAACAATTTCACTGAGTACAGATAATTATGGAATAATAGTCAGAGACAATCACGTGATTTATTCTGCGTACGATAAaggtataaaaatgataaaactggaCAACGAGTCTGTAAGTGACATAGTCCTAGACAAAATACCCAGTGAAGGTTATCTTGCAACATTTAGGGATAACATTTATCATACAAACAGACTAGCAAGCACTGTAACATGTTATAATTTACGAGGTAAAGTACAATGGACATTCAAAAATGAAAGCGTTCTGAAGAATCCGCTTGGTATTGATGTAGATAGTGATGGTAATGTGTACGTGGTTGGGTTCGATTCATACAATCTTGTAGTTATATCTTCTGACGGACAACGACACAGAGAAATATTGACAGCAAGTGAGGGTCTTCTTCAACCCGTCACTCTTCGTAGATTAAAGAAACAGCTGCTAGTAGGAAACTGGTGTAACAATGCtcgtttgtttgattttatttga